A window of the Polaribacter sp. HaHaR_3_91 genome harbors these coding sequences:
- a CDS encoding LytTR family DNA-binding domain-containing protein, whose protein sequence is MNVLIIEDEKPAARRLNRMLAALNLEVQQMLHSVEESLNWLQNNEHPDLIFLDIQLSDGLSFEIFEEIEVKSAIIFTTAYDEYALKAFKLNSIDYLLKPLDEDELKVAVEKFKEYRPKETEVQVNLDEIRKLLVNPVDRKFKKRLTIKVGQHIKIINIDEVTCFYSENKSTYIHTKENRNYLLDNSLETWQEQLNPEHFFRVNRTFIVHINAIKDIIAYSNSRLKLILDSYSDSEIIVSRERVKDFKNWID, encoded by the coding sequence ATGAATGTATTAATAATTGAAGATGAAAAACCTGCAGCAAGAAGGCTAAACAGAATGTTAGCAGCATTAAATTTAGAAGTTCAGCAGATGTTGCACTCGGTAGAAGAGTCTTTAAATTGGTTACAAAACAATGAACATCCAGATTTGATTTTTTTAGATATTCAGCTTTCTGATGGATTGTCTTTTGAGATTTTTGAAGAAATAGAAGTGAAATCTGCTATTATTTTTACTACTGCTTATGATGAATATGCGTTAAAAGCATTCAAGTTAAATAGTATTGATTATTTGCTAAAACCTTTAGATGAAGATGAACTAAAAGTTGCCGTAGAAAAGTTTAAAGAATATCGGCCAAAAGAAACAGAAGTACAGGTAAACTTGGATGAAATTCGTAAACTATTGGTGAATCCCGTAGATAGAAAATTTAAAAAGAGATTGACGATTAAGGTTGGTCAACACATAAAAATTATAAATATTGATGAGGTAACATGTTTTTACAGTGAGAATAAATCTACTTATATTCATACAAAAGAAAATAGGAATTACTTGCTAGATAATTCTTTAGAAACTTGGCAAGAACAATTAAATCCGGAACATTTTTTTAGAGTTAACAGAACTTTTATTGTGCACATAAATGCTATAAAAGACATTATAGCATATTCTAATTCTCGTTTAAAGTTAATCTTAGATTCTTATTCTGATAGTGAAATTATTGTGAGTAGGGAACGTGTAAAAGATTTTAAGAACTGGATTGACTAA
- a CDS encoding DinB family protein has translation MEKEEIADLLEENHNTLFKWLEDQPNDNWEKGPDGKWTVGQQILHLVNSLQLLNNALSYPRFFLKYKFGLCNREPIDYKTIVSKYHQKLLDNKDKTKKYNQKLKKTLLKDRERLLTKLQIHSKKLQFKLKKISDVNLDTLVLPHPLMGKMTIREIIMWTAYHTEHHTKILIMHYGEETYC, from the coding sequence ATGGAAAAAGAGGAAATTGCAGATTTATTAGAGGAAAATCACAATACTTTATTTAAATGGTTAGAAGATCAACCAAATGACAACTGGGAAAAAGGTCCCGATGGAAAATGGACTGTAGGACAACAAATACTTCACTTAGTAAATAGCTTACAACTTTTAAATAACGCTTTAAGTTATCCTCGTTTTTTTTTAAAATACAAATTTGGATTGTGTAATAGAGAACCTATAGATTACAAAACGATTGTAAGCAAGTACCATCAAAAATTACTTGACAATAAAGATAAAACAAAGAAATACAATCAAAAGTTAAAAAAAACATTATTAAAAGATAGAGAACGTCTATTAACAAAACTGCAAATACATAGTAAAAAACTACAATTTAAACTCAAAAAAATTAGTGATGTTAATTTAGACACATTGGTACTTCCGCATCCATTAATGGGTAAAATGACTATTAGAGAAATTATAATGTGGACAGCATATCACACAGAACATCATACCAAAATATTAATAATGCATTATGGTGAAGAGACTTATTGCTAA
- a CDS encoding bifunctional oligoribonuclease/PAP phosphatase NrnA, which yields MNIYQQIEAEIQAASNIVITAHKSADGDSIGSSLGLLHFIEKLGKKAVVCHPDKAPDFLYWLDTSSILLMEENPEEVTVEMQKADLIFCLDYNATNRVGPEMQVLLEEATCKKIMIDHHLNPEEFPTITVSETTASSTSQLIIDLIEQSGHLELLDEKIGTPLYLGILTDTGSFRFNSVKPRTHEVLAKILAAGVEHHLIHEKLSDNNTETRLRLQGYAMSEKLEILYDYNVAIISLSKEELAKYHYKKGDTDSLANLVLSIKGMKAAIVFTERDGIMKISFRSKGAENPVNMLAKEHFNGGGHANASGGMSDLTVDETLEKLKGLIPEYFQK from the coding sequence ATGAATATTTACCAACAAATAGAAGCAGAAATTCAAGCTGCTTCAAACATCGTTATTACAGCACACAAATCTGCAGATGGAGATTCCATAGGTTCTTCTTTAGGTTTACTTCATTTTATAGAAAAGTTAGGAAAGAAAGCAGTTGTTTGTCACCCAGATAAAGCACCAGATTTTTTATATTGGTTAGATACTTCTTCAATTCTTTTAATGGAAGAAAACCCGGAAGAAGTAACAGTAGAAATGCAAAAAGCAGATTTAATTTTCTGTTTAGATTACAATGCAACCAATAGAGTAGGTCCAGAAATGCAAGTTTTGTTAGAAGAAGCAACTTGTAAGAAAATTATGATAGATCATCATTTGAACCCTGAAGAATTTCCTACAATCACAGTTTCAGAAACTACAGCATCATCAACATCACAATTAATTATAGATTTAATAGAGCAATCTGGTCATTTAGAATTGTTAGATGAAAAAATAGGAACCCCTTTATATTTAGGAATTTTAACAGATACAGGAAGTTTTAGATTCAATTCTGTAAAACCAAGAACACACGAGGTTTTAGCTAAAATTTTAGCAGCAGGAGTAGAACATCATTTAATTCATGAAAAATTAAGTGATAATAATACAGAAACTCGTTTGCGTTTACAAGGATATGCAATGAGTGAGAAATTAGAAATTTTATACGATTATAATGTGGCAATTATTTCTTTATCTAAAGAAGAGTTGGCGAAATATCACTATAAGAAAGGAGATACAGATAGTTTGGCAAATTTAGTTTTATCAATAAAAGGGATGAAAGCTGCTATTGTATTTACTGAAAGAGACGGAATTATGAAAATTTCTTTCCGTTCTAAAGGAGCAGAAAACCCGGTTAATATGTTAGCAAAAGAACATTTTAACGGAGGAGGACATGCTAATGCTTCTGGAGGAATGAGTGATTTAACTGTTGATGAAACTCTAGAAAAATTAAAAGGATTAATTCCTGAGTATTTTCAGAAATAA
- a CDS encoding DUF2007 domain-containing protein, which translates to MSLITIQKSHNISDLFILKGRLEHEGIKCFLLNEFTTQIMPHMGSFEVELQVHDADIDRVKEILAEVNQIE; encoded by the coding sequence ATGAGCTTAATAACAATTCAAAAATCACACAACATTTCCGATTTATTTATACTAAAAGGCAGGTTAGAGCACGAAGGAATTAAATGTTTTTTACTAAATGAATTTACAACTCAAATAATGCCACATATGGGATCATTTGAAGTTGAGCTACAAGTTCATGATGCAGATATAGATAGAGTAAAAGAGATTTTAGCTGAAGTTAATCAAATTGAGTAG
- a CDS encoding nuclear transport factor 2 family protein yields the protein MENKEIIKKFYTSFSNGNVTGMLECYHKDVVFKDAVFGRLEGDRAFKMWEMLLSNKKQDTTINFSNIEATAENGKANWVAEYLYGDKKRKVVNRVSADFRFKDGKIIQHFDTFDLWSWTKQAMGLPGYLLGWSSFMRNKIQQTTNNRLDVFIKK from the coding sequence ATGGAAAATAAGGAAATAATAAAGAAGTTTTACACATCATTTTCTAATGGAAATGTAACAGGAATGCTAGAATGTTATCATAAGGATGTTGTCTTTAAAGATGCTGTATTCGGAAGGTTAGAGGGAGATAGAGCTTTTAAAATGTGGGAAATGCTACTTTCTAATAAAAAACAAGACACTACTATTAACTTTAGTAATATAGAAGCAACTGCAGAAAACGGAAAAGCAAATTGGGTAGCAGAATATCTTTATGGAGACAAGAAAAGAAAAGTGGTTAATAGAGTTTCTGCCGATTTTAGATTTAAAGATGGTAAAATTATACAGCATTTTGACACTTTTGATTTATGGTCTTGGACAAAACAAGCAATGGGACTTCCTGGTTATTTATTGGGATGGTCCTCTTTTATGAGAAATAAAATTCAGCAAACTACCAACAACCGATTAGATGTTTTTATAAAAAAATAA
- the ffh gene encoding signal recognition particle protein, whose amino-acid sequence MFNNLSDKLDKALHTLKGHGKITEVNVAETLKEVRRALLDADVNFKIAKEFTKRVQTKALGQDVLTTLNPGQLMVKLVKDELTELMGGETVGVNLGGSPTVILMSGLQGSGKTTFSGKLANFLKDKKSKQVLLVGCDVYRPAAINQLQVVGEQIGVEVYAEVGNNNPVEISQNAIKHAKANGKNVVIIDTAGRLAVDTEMMNEISNIHKAVSPQETLFVVDSMTGQDAVNTAKAFNDILNFDGVVLTKLDGDTRGGAALSIKSVVDKPIKFIGTGEKMDAIDVFHPDRMADRILGMGDVVSLVERAQDQYDEEEARKLQKKIAKNQFGFDDFLSQIQQIKKMGSMKDLVGMIPGAGKAMKDVDIDDDAFKGIEAIIHSMTPEERSTPTTINASRKKRIAKGSGTSVNEVNQLMKQFNQMSKMMKMMQGGGGKKMMQMMKGMK is encoded by the coding sequence ATGTTTAATAATTTAAGCGATAAATTAGATAAAGCTTTACACACCTTAAAAGGTCATGGTAAAATTACAGAGGTTAATGTTGCAGAAACATTAAAAGAAGTTAGAAGAGCGTTGTTAGACGCCGATGTTAACTTTAAAATTGCCAAAGAATTTACCAAAAGAGTTCAAACCAAAGCATTAGGGCAAGACGTTTTAACTACGTTAAACCCAGGTCAATTAATGGTAAAGTTAGTTAAAGATGAACTAACAGAATTAATGGGTGGAGAAACTGTAGGTGTTAATTTAGGTGGTTCGCCAACTGTAATTTTAATGTCTGGTTTACAAGGTTCTGGTAAAACTACTTTTTCAGGAAAATTAGCAAACTTTCTTAAAGATAAAAAATCTAAACAAGTTTTATTAGTTGGTTGTGATGTTTATAGACCTGCTGCAATAAATCAATTACAAGTTGTTGGAGAACAAATTGGTGTTGAGGTGTATGCAGAAGTTGGAAACAATAATCCTGTTGAAATTTCACAAAATGCTATAAAACATGCAAAAGCAAACGGTAAAAACGTAGTTATTATTGATACTGCTGGTCGTTTAGCCGTGGATACAGAGATGATGAATGAAATTTCTAACATTCATAAAGCTGTAAGTCCACAAGAAACTTTATTCGTGGTAGATTCTATGACAGGGCAAGATGCAGTAAATACTGCAAAAGCTTTTAATGATATCTTAAATTTTGATGGAGTTGTTCTTACAAAATTAGATGGAGATACTCGTGGTGGAGCTGCATTATCTATTAAATCTGTTGTTGATAAACCAATTAAGTTTATTGGTACTGGAGAAAAAATGGACGCAATAGATGTATTCCATCCAGATAGAATGGCAGATCGTATTTTAGGGATGGGAGATGTTGTTTCTTTAGTTGAAAGAGCACAAGACCAATACGATGAAGAAGAAGCTAGAAAATTACAGAAAAAGATTGCTAAAAATCAATTTGGTTTTGATGACTTTTTAAGTCAGATTCAACAAATCAAAAAAATGGGTAGCATGAAAGATTTAGTTGGTATGATTCCTGGAGCTGGTAAAGCTATGAAAGATGTAGATATAGACGATGATGCTTTTAAAGGTATCGAAGCTATTATTCATTCTATGACACCGGAAGAAAGAAGCACACCAACAACAATAAACGCCAGTAGAAAAAAGAGAATTGCAAAAGGTTCTGGAACTTCGGTTAATGAAGTAAACCAGCTAATGAAGCAATTTAACCAAATGAGTAAAATGATGAAGATGATGCAAGGCGGCGGCGGCAAAAAGATGATGCAAATGATGAAAGGAATGAAGTAA
- a CDS encoding AI-2E family transporter, translating to MKDTIAPRIIRQIFVLLLILFILILIFRELIPYLSGILGAVTIFVLLRKAMLFLVKKNWKPNIAAAFLILVSFIGILLPISGILLMLANKVRDVVGNSEEVVSKFKTQMTSLESKVGYNFTDSIDAEEVSSWITDNLQGFVGSTFNIFISIGLMYFLLYFMLVNEKILRKSLYKYLPINEVNLKIIGSEAKSMVRSNTIGIPLVAIAQGIIALIGFLIFDINNPFFWFTIVTVGSMIPFIGTFVGILPVFILTLASGDSVAAWGILIYGIVVVGSTDNIIRLLVLKKLDDVHPLITLIGVIVGVPLFGFIGLIFGPLLISLFLVIVKIYRKEFAENNI from the coding sequence ATGAAAGATACTATTGCACCAAGAATAATAAGACAAATATTTGTTTTATTACTTATTTTATTTATTCTTATTCTAATTTTCAGGGAGTTAATTCCATATTTATCAGGTATTTTAGGCGCTGTAACCATTTTTGTTTTATTAAGAAAGGCAATGCTTTTTCTGGTAAAGAAAAATTGGAAACCAAATATTGCTGCAGCTTTTTTAATCTTAGTTTCTTTTATAGGTATACTTTTACCAATTTCGGGTATTTTATTAATGTTGGCAAATAAAGTGCGTGATGTCGTTGGAAATTCAGAAGAGGTTGTATCCAAGTTTAAAACACAAATGACTTCTTTAGAAAGTAAAGTAGGTTATAATTTTACAGATAGTATAGACGCGGAAGAAGTGTCTAGTTGGATAACAGATAACTTACAAGGATTTGTAGGTAGTACCTTTAATATATTTATATCTATTGGTTTAATGTACTTCTTATTATACTTTATGTTGGTAAATGAAAAAATCTTAAGAAAATCTTTATACAAATATTTACCGATAAACGAAGTGAATTTAAAGATTATAGGTTCCGAAGCGAAGTCTATGGTTCGTTCTAATACCATAGGAATTCCTTTAGTTGCTATTGCACAAGGTATTATTGCGTTAATAGGTTTTCTGATTTTCGATATAAATAACCCATTCTTTTGGTTTACAATTGTTACAGTAGGTTCTATGATTCCTTTTATAGGAACCTTTGTAGGTATATTACCTGTTTTTATTTTAACGTTAGCTTCTGGAGATAGTGTTGCTGCTTGGGGAATCTTAATTTATGGGATAGTTGTAGTTGGTTCTACAGATAATATTATAAGGCTTTTGGTATTAAAAAAATTAGATGATGTGCACCCTTTAATTACCTTAATTGGTGTTATTGTTGGGGTGCCTTTATTTGGGTTTATTGGTTTAATTTTCGGACCATTATTAATTAGTTTATTTTTAGTAATTGTAAAAATTTACAGAAAAGAATTTGCCGAAAATAATATTTAA
- the folD gene encoding bifunctional methylenetetrahydrofolate dehydrogenase/methenyltetrahydrofolate cyclohydrolase FolD, whose translation MILLDGKKTSADIKEEIALEVKDLKSKGADTPHLAAIIVGDDGASITYVNAKVKACELVGFESTLIRLPDDTTEEDLLNEIAILNIDKDIDGFIVQLPLPKHIDEQKILMAINPDKDVDGFHPTNVGKMALNLPTFISATPFGILELLERYKVETSGKHVVVLGRSHIVGSPMSILLSQKRKVGNATVTMCHSRTQNLKEITLQADIIIAAIGIPEFLKADMIKDHVTVIDVGITRLEDASKKSGFRLVGDVAFDEVSKKSDFITPVPGGVGPMTIAMLLKNTLLACQRKS comes from the coding sequence ATGATTTTATTAGACGGAAAAAAAACATCTGCAGACATTAAAGAAGAAATTGCTTTAGAAGTAAAAGATTTAAAAAGTAAAGGAGCTGATACACCTCATTTAGCAGCGATAATCGTTGGAGACGACGGTGCAAGTATCACTTATGTAAATGCAAAAGTAAAAGCTTGTGAGCTTGTTGGTTTCGAATCTACTTTAATTAGATTACCAGATGATACTACCGAAGAAGATTTATTAAATGAAATTGCTATTTTAAATATTGATAAAGATATTGATGGTTTTATTGTGCAACTTCCGTTACCAAAACACATAGATGAACAAAAAATATTAATGGCTATAAATCCTGATAAGGACGTAGACGGTTTTCATCCAACGAACGTTGGAAAAATGGCTCTAAATTTACCTACTTTTATCTCTGCAACTCCTTTTGGAATTTTAGAGCTATTAGAAAGATATAAGGTTGAGACTTCTGGAAAACACGTGGTTGTTTTAGGTAGAAGTCATATTGTTGGTAGCCCAATGAGTATTTTATTATCTCAAAAAAGAAAGGTTGGTAATGCAACGGTAACAATGTGCCATAGTAGAACTCAAAATTTAAAAGAAATAACTTTACAAGCAGATATTATTATTGCTGCAATTGGTATTCCTGAATTTTTAAAAGCAGATATGATAAAAGATCATGTTACTGTAATTGATGTAGGTATTACTCGTTTAGAAGATGCCTCTAAAAAAAGTGGATTTAGATTGGTTGGTGATGTCGCTTTTGATGAAGTTTCTAAAAAATCTGATTTTATTACTCCTGTTCCGGGTGGAGTTGGTCCAATGACTATTGCCATGTTATTAAAAAACACATTATTAGCTTGCCAAAGAAAAAGCTAA
- a CDS encoding helicase HerA-like domain-containing protein — protein MSQKEEFFEYINNGYKTKGDFIALGAAMLGEETVTDALVKIPLKTLNRHGLIAGATGTGKTKTLQVLAENLSEKGVPVLLMDIKGDLSGLAQPSPGHAKIDERHAKIGFPFTAQKFPIEVLTISEQDGTRMRATISEFGPVLLSRILDLTETQSGIVAIIFKYCDDNKFALLDIKDFKKVLQYVTNEGKEEIQAEYGRISSSSTGAILRKIVEIEQQGGDLFFGERSFEVEDLTRVDEDGKGIISVLRLTDIQDKPKLFSTFMLQLLAEVYETFPEQGDSDKPELIIFIDEAHLVFEEASKALLNQIESIVKLIRSKGIGLYFVTQNPKDVPEDILAQLGLKIQHALRAFTAKDRKAIKLAAENYPSSEYYDTKEVLTQLGIGEAFVSVLNEKGIPTPLARTMLRAPMSRMDVLTDKELKNVINNSRLFYKYNENLDRESAYELLNEKIEKVNIAEAKAIQAETDKKEREKLAKEREKERIREERASRSTTRRRSTAQNPLIKVLTSATFIRAAFGILKKVLK, from the coding sequence ATGAGTCAGAAAGAAGAATTTTTTGAATACATCAATAACGGTTACAAAACCAAAGGCGATTTTATAGCATTAGGTGCCGCAATGTTAGGGGAAGAAACCGTAACAGATGCGCTGGTGAAAATACCACTTAAAACTCTAAATAGGCATGGTTTAATTGCTGGAGCAACCGGAACAGGAAAAACAAAAACACTACAAGTTTTAGCAGAAAACTTATCAGAAAAAGGAGTCCCTGTTTTGTTGATGGATATTAAAGGAGACCTTTCTGGTTTGGCACAACCTAGTCCAGGACATGCAAAAATAGACGAACGTCACGCAAAAATTGGTTTTCCGTTTACGGCACAAAAATTTCCTATAGAAGTTTTAACGATTTCTGAACAAGACGGAACAAGAATGCGTGCTACAATTTCAGAATTCGGACCTGTTTTATTATCAAGAATTTTAGACTTAACAGAAACTCAAAGTGGAATTGTTGCCATCATTTTTAAATATTGTGATGATAATAAATTTGCCCTTTTAGATATTAAAGATTTCAAAAAAGTTTTACAATACGTTACCAATGAAGGTAAAGAAGAAATTCAAGCGGAGTATGGGCGAATTTCATCTTCATCTACAGGTGCAATTTTGCGTAAAATTGTAGAGATAGAACAACAAGGAGGAGATTTATTCTTTGGCGAAAGATCTTTTGAAGTAGAAGATTTAACAAGAGTAGATGAAGACGGAAAAGGAATTATTTCTGTTTTGCGTTTAACAGATATTCAAGACAAACCAAAGTTGTTTTCAACATTTATGTTACAATTATTAGCTGAGGTCTATGAAACTTTCCCAGAACAAGGAGATAGTGACAAACCGGAGTTAATCATATTTATAGATGAGGCGCATTTGGTATTTGAAGAAGCTTCTAAGGCTTTATTAAATCAAATAGAAAGTATTGTAAAATTGATTCGTTCTAAAGGGATTGGTTTGTATTTTGTTACGCAAAACCCTAAAGATGTGCCAGAAGATATTTTAGCACAATTAGGTTTAAAAATTCAACATGCATTAAGAGCATTTACAGCAAAAGATAGAAAAGCTATTAAGTTGGCTGCAGAAAATTATCCATCTTCTGAGTATTATGACACCAAAGAAGTTTTAACGCAATTAGGAATTGGAGAAGCTTTTGTATCCGTTTTAAACGAAAAAGGAATTCCAACTCCGTTGGCAAGAACCATGTTACGCGCACCAATGAGTAGAATGGATGTTCTAACTGATAAAGAGTTAAAAAATGTAATTAACAACTCACGTCTTTTCTATAAATACAATGAAAATTTAGACAGAGAAAGTGCGTACGAATTATTGAATGAAAAGATAGAAAAGGTTAATATTGCAGAAGCAAAAGCTATACAAGCAGAAACCGATAAAAAAGAAAGAGAAAAATTAGCAAAAGAAAGGGAGAAGGAAAGAATAAGAGAAGAAAGAGCTTCTAGAAGTACTACCAGACGCAGAAGTACGGCACAAAATCCATTAATTAAAGTATTAACAAGTGCAACTTTTATTAGAGCTGCATTTGGGATTTTAAAAAAAGTATTAAAATAA
- a CDS encoding lipocalin family protein yields the protein MMQHYEFVNRKGITKRIFNLLVVVSFLTIFFSCNSNDDNLFNEEEIIQKDAKIEDLAGAWSIYKVEYDGNEASVPATTEECGRDFFIYNSSGTYEEFLYQESYLCQPTQNTLNWTLNNGIITLSSDEDNQYETIKIKNLSKDNFVFFASLDTDGDAVKEQYTFTAYRYLPPNEMDLYTATFQKKEEEPFTNHIEFGWDAYNGYNTFEKYEIYRNGKDCNLNGATLLKTITDVNLNTFIDEDPLSNSEACYFLKIYTNKGLLGESDPRYINPEFIFPENVVFKNAEVIENEVSLSWEKYSGYYFSHYEIRVQDQNENSSPNIESVKIISDINTTTFIDENPPYVNNPIYTIYVHNIFGNISNLNDEKSVVETAFIRPELLDADYIKYLSFDPEGQSFYFYLRNTKNEPRLVKYDYIKQEITAEAFKLPTSYTEVEMKLITSENGKELVFSQSDNLFIYDAETLNYKYSLVSSYRAMGSFEYFDDNIWVLSDSDDVFTYKRNGDQFVEIDEKPHFSDHQGGQNYEITKLDKNNFFLSHNNEGRAIHYSISNTGEISNNGIIEIPLKFKYNSDVSANTTSSYLLNKKRNTVYSLDDFSKIVSYSTPIVTSNFSKNGTEIYGTNNDSEVYDNHKNFKKEIIVYSILNNNFRTLPTKGFPLYIAEDNLGNIISLSSGFPRNSYYDSYNGNVADLFVEIIK from the coding sequence ATGATGCAACATTACGAGTTTGTTAATAGAAAAGGCATTACAAAAAGAATTTTTAATCTGTTAGTAGTTGTTTCTTTTCTAACCATATTCTTTTCTTGTAATAGTAACGATGATAATTTATTTAACGAGGAAGAAATTATACAAAAAGACGCTAAAATAGAAGATTTAGCGGGTGCTTGGTCTATTTATAAAGTTGAATATGATGGAAACGAAGCTTCTGTACCTGCAACAACTGAAGAGTGCGGGAGAGATTTTTTTATTTACAATAGTTCTGGTACTTATGAAGAATTTCTCTATCAAGAATCCTATCTATGTCAACCGACACAGAATACGTTAAACTGGACTTTAAATAATGGAATAATTACGTTAAGTTCTGATGAAGACAATCAGTATGAAACAATAAAAATTAAAAATTTAAGTAAAGATAACTTTGTGTTTTTTGCTAGTTTAGATACGGATGGTGACGCTGTTAAAGAACAATATACTTTTACTGCTTACAGATATTTACCACCAAATGAAATGGATTTGTATACAGCTACTTTTCAAAAAAAGGAAGAGGAGCCATTTACAAATCACATAGAATTTGGTTGGGATGCATATAATGGCTACAATACATTTGAAAAATACGAGATTTATAGAAATGGTAAGGACTGTAACTTAAACGGAGCTACTTTATTAAAGACAATTACAGACGTAAATTTAAATACTTTTATAGATGAAGATCCTTTATCAAATAGCGAAGCGTGTTATTTTCTAAAAATTTACACTAATAAAGGCCTTTTAGGAGAAAGTGATCCGAGGTATATAAACCCTGAATTTATATTTCCAGAAAATGTTGTTTTTAAAAATGCCGAAGTAATTGAGAATGAGGTTTCTTTATCTTGGGAAAAATATTCTGGTTATTATTTTTCTCATTATGAGATAAGAGTGCAAGATCAGAATGAGAATTCTAGCCCTAATATAGAAAGCGTTAAAATTATTTCGGATATCAATACAACCACCTTTATAGATGAGAATCCACCTTATGTAAACAATCCTATTTATACTATTTATGTGCACAATATATTTGGGAATATTAGTAACTTGAATGATGAGAAATCTGTTGTAGAAACAGCTTTTATAAGACCAGAATTGTTAGACGCTGATTATATTAAATATTTAAGTTTTGATCCGGAAGGTCAATCCTTTTACTTTTATTTAAGAAATACCAAAAACGAGCCAAGATTGGTAAAATATGATTATATCAAGCAAGAAATAACAGCAGAAGCTTTTAAACTACCAACGTCGTATACAGAAGTGGAAATGAAATTAATTACTTCAGAAAATGGAAAAGAACTAGTTTTTTCTCAAAGTGATAACCTATTTATTTACGACGCAGAAACCTTAAATTATAAATATTCTTTAGTTTCATCATATAGGGCAATGGGTAGTTTTGAATATTTTGATGATAATATCTGGGTTTTATCAGACAGTGATGATGTTTTTACTTACAAAAGAAATGGAGATCAATTTGTAGAAATTGATGAAAAACCACATTTTTCAGATCACCAAGGAGGTCAGAATTATGAAATTACAAAATTAGATAAAAACAACTTTTTTTTAAGTCATAATAACGAGGGCAGAGCAATACATTATAGTATTAGTAATACAGGAGAAATCTCTAATAATGGAATAATAGAAATTCCTTTAAAATTCAAATATAATAGTGATGTGTCAGCAAATACAACAAGTTCTTATTTACTAAACAAAAAAAGAAATACGGTTTATTCTTTAGATGACTTTTCTAAAATAGTAAGTTATTCTACTCCAATAGTTACATCAAATTTTAGTAAAAATGGGACTGAAATTTATGGTACAAATAATGATTCAGAAGTTTATGATAATCATAAAAATTTTAAAAAGGAAATTATAGTTTATAGTATTTTAAATAATAATTTTAGAACCTTACCTACAAAAGGATTTCCACTATACATTGCAGAAGATAATTTAGGAAATATAATAAGTCTGTCTTCTGGTTTTCCTAGAAATTCTTATTATGATAGTTATAATGGCAATGTTGCAGATCTGTTTGTAGAAATTATTAAATAA
- a CDS encoding cupin domain-containing protein, producing MKKYTIQKAPFVVPTTDGKVIEEHFGNATNGNSQISIAHMIAPSGWSEPFQTPEFEEYTYIIKGKKQFIIDDETIILSAGESIKIEKNTRVQYSNPFTDPCEYMAVCLPAFSIDLVHREEV from the coding sequence ATGAAAAAATATACCATTCAAAAAGCACCCTTTGTGGTTCCAACTACAGACGGTAAAGTAATAGAAGAGCATTTTGGCAATGCTACTAATGGAAATTCTCAAATAAGCATTGCTCATATGATTGCACCCTCTGGTTGGAGTGAACCTTTTCAAACTCCAGAGTTTGAAGAATACACCTACATTATCAAAGGAAAAAAACAATTTATAATAGATGACGAAACTATTATTTTATCTGCAGGTGAATCTATTAAAATAGAAAAAAATACTAGAGTTCAATATTCAAATCCTTTTACAGATCCTTGTGAATATATGGCTGTTTGTTTACCAGCTTTTTCTATAGACTTGGTACATAGAGAAGAAGTATAA